In one Lolium rigidum isolate FL_2022 chromosome 3, APGP_CSIRO_Lrig_0.1, whole genome shotgun sequence genomic region, the following are encoded:
- the LOC124700837 gene encoding protein WRKY1-like: protein MEGVEEANRAAVASCKKLVARLSQSGVDPIRLAAVAAQTDEAVSRFGKVVTILSNRVGHARARVGRRISPPVDASCLLDYHPISSVPYRQPPNGLHVSSSPVPPAPPPQMHVPVMVAAPSTAGNGKIVAPAPKAPADRDRNMFLETPFLDSSGCTVPSSTAAAAQNINSSKAPAGATPPTCSAQFKLHQQHLHHQQQTQQQHQQQRFQFEQHKPAISEKSFHIEMPAAAAARSGKEPEVITFSFDNSVCTSSAATSFFTNVSSQLISMSDNSVAGPSSRKAPHCTRKADDDGKCHCPKKKRPREKRVVRVPAVGDKVSDIPSDNYSWRKYGQKPIKGSPHPRGYYRCSSIKDCPARKHVERCRSDAGMLIVTYENDHNHAQPLDLSTLAAHSEA from the exons ATGGAGGGTGTGGAGGAGGCCAACCGGGCGGCcgtggcgagctgcaagaagctcGTGGCGCGGCTCTCGCAGTCCGGCGTCGACCCGATCCGGCTCGCCGCCGTCGCTGCGCAGACCGACGAGGCCGTATCCCGGTTCGGCAAGGTGGTCACCATCCTCAGCAACAGGGTCGGCCACGCGAGGGCGAGGGTCGGCCGGAGGATCTCGCCGCCGGTCGACGCGAGCTGCCTCTTGGACTACCACCCAATCTCTTCGGTACCGTACCGCCAACCTCCGAATGGGCTCCATGTGAGTAGCTCTCCCGTGCCACCGGCGCCGCCACCACAGATGCATGTGCCAGTCATGGTGGCAGCTCCTTCTACCGCCGGCAACGGCAAGATCGTTGCACCGGCGCCCAAGGCGCCTGCAGACAGAGACAGGAACATGTTCCTCGAGACGCCCTTCCTGGATTCGAGCGGCTGCACCGTTCCATcctccacggccgccgccgcgcagAACATCAACAGCTCGAAAGCTCCCGCGGGTGCTACTCCTCCTACTTGCAGCGCCCAATTTAAGTTGCACCAACAGCATCTTCATCATCAGCAGCAGACGCAACAGCAGCATCAGCAGCAGAGGTTCCAGTTCGAGCAGCACAAGCCAGCCATCAGCGAGAAGTCGTTCCACATCGAGatgccggcggcggctgcggcgaggAGCGGcaaggagccggaggtgatcacgtTCAGCTTCGACAACTCGGTGTGCACCTCGTCGGCGGCCACCTCCTTCTTCACCAACGTGAGCAGCCAGCTCATCAGCATGTCcgacaactccgtcgccgggccgTCCTCCAGGAAGGCGCCGCACTGCACCCGAAaggccgacgacgacggcaaatGCCACTGCCCAAAAAAGAA GAGACCGAGGGAGAAGAGGGTGGTGAGGGTGCCGGCGGTGGGCGACAAGGTCTCTGATATACCCTCGGATAATTACTCCTGGAGGAAGTATGGGCAGAAACCCATCAAAGGATCCCCTCATCCAAG GGGCTACTACCGGTGCAGCAGCATCAAGGACTGCCCGGCAAGGAAGCACGTGGAGCGCTGTCGCAGCGACGCCGGGATGCTCATCGTCACCTACGAGAACGACCACAACCACGCGCAGCCGCTCGACCTGTCCACGCTCGCCGCACATTCAGAAGCCTGA